Proteins found in one Ananas comosus cultivar F153 unplaced genomic scaffold, ASM154086v1, whole genome shotgun sequence genomic segment:
- the LOC109703901 gene encoding phytosulfokine receptor 1-like, translating into MGNRGLPCFFFLLLLLLLFAPLSCSQSQQSCDSSDLNALQGFVEGLQSSALGWSFNGSSSSNCCNWVGISCDLGSALVKRVIGLDLSKKSLKGSVSSSLGGLDQLKLLNLSYNSLRGPVPVELFHLPHLELLDLSTNRLSGLIPAESNLSSIQVFNISFNSFNGTHPILAGSSNLSVYDVSSNSFWGPVDIGICNSSDSVQLLRFSANMFSGDFPAGFGNCSSLSELSLNTNGLTGTLPNDLFTLSSLTKLNLQGNALSGTVSTNIRNLSNLVLIDTSSNSFSGAIPNVFDSLNKLEYFDASSNKLTGGLPPSLSSCSTLTTISLRNNSLRGTIDLNFTTLPRLKHLGLGMNFFSGRIPSDLPNCLQMQTLDLGENNLVGEIPSSFRNFTSLAILWLSDNNFSNLFSALQILQSLPSLIHLALDASFHGGELMPSDGIQGFANTELLFIAFCGLSGSIPPWLANLTKLQYLDISSNYLSGRIPSWLGNLGNLFYLDISNNLLTGEIPTSLTRMKSLAYGNISQHFGLMLKVYPNGQFLEYSSLQPSINVSNNKLVGSILPGFNGLVNLHVLDLSFNNISGTIPDLSGMSNLETLDLSHNHLTGTIPSSLSILHFLSGFSVAYNNLSGKIPTGGQFDTLNDPSIYTGNYYLCGPPTKNNCSNEGPNPYPKRDNNNETHETIWLYFGMGSGFVTGFWCVFVMLLFQRSWRIAYFQMADKLFDDIYVMGVLSWRRLNEKIGRQRPIS; encoded by the coding sequence ATGGGAAACAGGGGACTCccctgcttcttcttccttctcctcctcttgctCCTCTTTGCTCCCCTTAGCTGTTCCCAGAGCCAACAAAGCTGCGACTCGAGCGATTTGAATGCGCTCCAGGGCTTTGTGGAAGGGCTCCAATCGAGTGCTCTTGGGTGGAGCTTTAATGGGTCGTCCTCTTCAAATTGCTGTAATTGGGTTGGGATATCATGTGATTTGGGCTCTGCTCTGGTGAAGAGGGTGATTGGTTTGGATCTGTCCAAGAAGAGTTTAAAGGGCTCCGTCTCTTCTTCTCTGGGCGGATTAGATCAATTGAAGCTGCTCAATCTCTCCTACAATTCCCTTCGTGGACCGGTTCCTGTGGAGCTATTCCATCTCCCCCACTTGGAGCTCCTTGATCTTAGTACGAACAGGTTATCTGGGCTTATCCCTGCAGAATCGAACCTATCGTCGATTCAGGTATTCAACATCTCCTTCAATTCATTCAACGGCACGCACCCGATCCTCGCCGGATCGAGCAATCTATCAGTCTACGACGTCAGCTCGAACAGCTTCTGGGGCCCCGTCGATATAGGTATTTGCAATTCCTCTGATTCCGTTCAACTGCTTCGGTTCTCGGCGAACATGTTCTCCGGCGACTTCCCCGCCGGCTTTGGGAACTGCAGTTCCCTTTCCGAGCTCTCGCTCAATACAAACGGCCTCACTGGAACTTTGCCCAATGATCTCTTTACACTCTCCTCATTAACCAAACTAAACCTTCAGGGGAATGCACTCTCTGGTACTGTGAGCACAAACATTAGAAACCTTTCCAACCTTGTTCTTATAGATACTTCCTCTAATAGTTTTTCCGGGGCGATCCCAAATGTATTTGATAGCCTAAATAAGCTAGAGTACTTCGATGCTTCATCCAATAAACTCACTGGGGGTTTGCCCCCTTCTTTGTCTAGTTGTTCAACACTCACTACTATTAGCTTGAGAAATAACTCTCTTCGGGGGACCATCGATCTCAACTTTACAACCTTGCCGAGGTTAAAGCACCTCGGCCTAGGAATGAATTTCTTTTCCGGTCGTATCCCTTCCGATCTTCCCAATTGCTTGCAGATGCAGACCTTAGATCTTGGTGAGAACAATCTCGTCGGCGAAATACCCTCTAGCTTCAGGAACTTCACCTCCCTAGCCATTCTCTGGCTCTCTGATAACAACTTCTCCAACTTATTCTCGGCACTACAAATCCTGCAGAGCTTGCCCAGTCTTATACACCTTGCGCTCGATGCAAGCTTTCACGGTGGCGAGCTAATGCCATCGGATGGGATTCAAGGATTTGCTAACACAGAACTCCTTTTCATTGCGTTTTGTGGTCTTTCCGGTTCTATCCCGCCATGGCTGGCCAATTTGACCAAATTGCAGTACTTGGACATTTCCTCGAACTATTTATCCGGGAGGATTCCTTCATGGTTGGGGAATCTTGGTAATCTGTTTTACCTGGACATCTCAAATAATTTGCTCACCGGAGAAATTCCTACTAGCTTAACGCGTATGAAGAGCCTTGCGTACGGTAACATATCACAACATTTCGGCCTTATGCTCAAGGTATATCCAAATGGTCAGTTTCTAGAATACAGTAGCCTTCAACCGTCGATAAATGTGAGCAATAATAAGCTTGTCGGGTCGATCTTGCCCGGTTTTAATGGCCTTGTGAACCTCCATGTGCTGGATTTGAGTTTTAACAATATATCCGGAACTATACCCGATTTGTCGGGCATGTCAAACTTAGAAACGTTGGATTTATCGCACAATCATCTCACCGGTACCATACCATCCTCTCTGAGTATATTGCATTTTCTTTCCGGTTTCAGTGTGGCTTATAACAATCTATCCGGAAAGATTCCAACAGGGGGTCAATTTGATACACTCAATGATCCGTCAATCTATACTGGCAATTATTATCTCTGTGGACCTCCGACTAAAAACAACTGTTCTAATGAAGGACCAAACCCTTATCCTAAAAGAGACAACAACAACGAAACTCATGAGACAATATGGTTATATTTTGGAATGGGATCAGGATTTGTCACTGGATTTTGGTGTGTGTTCGTTATGCTATTATTCCAAAGATCGTGGAGAATTGCTTATTTTCAAATGGCTGATAAATTATTTGATGATATATACGTGATGGGAGTATTAAGTTGGAGGAGGTTGAATGAGAAAATTGGCAGACAAAGGCCAATATCTTGA